In Thermococcus thioreducens, a genomic segment contains:
- a CDS encoding class I SAM-dependent methyltransferase, whose protein sequence is MPAGEERFKREILSRIPLRNEPPLPPDWLHVEMLERFRVLQFAPIREGMNVLEVGCGAHALTTVPLAYSVGETGRIVAVDLSRWRFFEEVASSTGMKHRIIPLKVDAKELPFPFKTFDLAVLVHGVRSLKNEETMVRVFSEMLRVANMVFIAESLPIANNERQRAHLELYNLREDIFEALFGEKDDLHYLH, encoded by the coding sequence ATGCCTGCTGGAGAGGAAAGGTTTAAGAGAGAAATCCTTTCAAGAATTCCGCTTCGAAACGAGCCGCCTTTACCACCAGATTGGTTGCATGTGGAAATGCTCGAACGCTTCCGCGTCCTTCAGTTTGCGCCGATTAGAGAGGGCATGAACGTGCTTGAGGTAGGTTGCGGTGCACATGCCCTAACAACTGTTCCTTTAGCATATTCCGTTGGAGAAACCGGCCGCATTGTTGCCGTTGATCTGAGCAGGTGGCGCTTCTTCGAGGAAGTGGCATCCTCCACCGGAATGAAGCACCGGATAATCCCACTTAAGGTAGACGCGAAGGAGCTGCCTTTTCCGTTTAAGACCTTCGATTTAGCCGTTCTCGTTCATGGAGTTAGAAGCCTGAAAAATGAGGAAACGATGGTTAGGGTCTTCTCCGAGATGCTCCGCGTGGCAAACATGGTTTTCATAGCGGAGAGTCTCCCCATAGCGAACAACGAGAGGCAAAGGGCACATCTTGAGCTCTACAACCTGCGCGAGGATATCTTTGAGGCGCTCTTCGGC